From Amycolatopsis sp. YIM 10, the proteins below share one genomic window:
- a CDS encoding carbohydrate ABC transporter permease, whose protein sequence is MTDLTERTVLPAPAAGPAPPRPRRVTPWQRAGRLLRALATLAILFFVLFPVLWLGLTAFKPASEVFSTSVLFAPTMDNFAEILGGASDLTGSLVNSVLIAVATTLISIPLALLAAYAFSRFRFPGHRAMLLAIVATQFIPGVAIALPFLTLFRALGLIDTHLSLIVVNLSLVVPYITWLLKGFVDGLPVEIEEAARLDGCGQVAMLWRVITPLAAPGIFVSVVFSFLLSWNEFLFPTFLSRTEASTLPVALMTLVQPEGVAWGPMAAAGLLVMVPMLALSLLVRKHFAQGMTMGAVK, encoded by the coding sequence ATGACCGACCTCACCGAGCGCACGGTTCTCCCCGCTCCGGCGGCCGGCCCGGCCCCGCCGCGGCCCCGGCGCGTGACACCGTGGCAGCGGGCCGGGCGGCTGCTCCGGGCGCTGGCCACGCTGGCCATCCTGTTCTTCGTCCTGTTCCCGGTGCTGTGGCTGGGACTGACCGCGTTCAAGCCGGCGTCGGAGGTGTTCTCCACCTCGGTGCTCTTCGCGCCCACAATGGACAATTTCGCCGAAATCCTCGGCGGGGCCAGCGATCTGACCGGCTCGCTGGTGAACAGCGTGCTGATCGCGGTGGCCACCACGCTGATCTCGATCCCGCTGGCGCTGCTCGCGGCCTACGCCTTCTCCCGGTTCCGCTTCCCCGGCCACCGGGCGATGCTGCTGGCGATCGTGGCCACCCAGTTCATTCCCGGGGTGGCGATCGCGCTGCCGTTCCTGACCCTGTTCCGCGCACTGGGCCTGATCGACACCCACCTGTCGCTGATCGTGGTCAACCTCTCGCTGGTGGTCCCCTACATCACCTGGCTGCTCAAGGGTTTCGTGGACGGACTGCCGGTCGAGATCGAGGAGGCCGCCCGGCTCGACGGGTGCGGGCAGGTCGCCATGCTGTGGCGGGTGATCACCCCGCTGGCCGCGCCCGGCATCTTCGTCAGCGTGGTGTTCTCGTTCCTGTTGTCCTGGAACGAGTTCCTCTTCCCGACCTTTCTCTCGCGAACCGAGGCGAGCACGCTGCCGGTCGCGCTGATGACGCTGGTCCAGCCCGAGGGCGTGGCGTGGGGGCCGATGGCCGCGGCGGGCCTGCTGGTGATGGTGCCGATGCTGGCGCTGTCACTGCTGGTGCGCAAGCACTTCGCGCAGGGCATGACGATGGGAGCGGTGAAATGA
- a CDS encoding ABC transporter ATP-binding protein has protein sequence MAPVTYHHVTRRYPGSDQAAVDRLDLDIADGEFLVLVGPSGSGKTTALRMLAGLEDIDEGEVNIGGRAVTHLPPKDRDIAMVFQSYALYPHMTVRQNMAFGLQMRRTGSAEIGHRVTEAARLLDLTPYLDRKPKQLSGGQRQRVAMGRAIVREPAVFLMDEPLSNLDAKLRVETRANIAALQQRLATTTVYVTHDQVEAMTMGHRVAVLKDGALQQVDTPARLYARPANAFVAGFIGSPPMNLHTTAVDQGHARLGGLSIPLPHSHAGKEVTLGIRPESLRLTGAGDPGFKATVELVEELGADAFVHARAEDARVVVRVDGRSTPTMGQVVHIGLRDVDEVHLFHPETGERL, from the coding sequence ATGGCACCGGTCACCTACCACCACGTCACCCGCCGCTACCCGGGCAGCGACCAGGCCGCCGTCGACCGGCTCGACCTCGACATCGCCGACGGCGAGTTCCTGGTGCTGGTCGGCCCGTCCGGCTCGGGCAAGACCACCGCGCTGCGCATGCTCGCCGGGCTGGAGGACATCGACGAGGGCGAGGTCAACATCGGCGGCCGGGCGGTGACCCACCTGCCGCCGAAGGACCGCGACATCGCGATGGTGTTCCAGTCCTATGCCCTCTACCCGCACATGACCGTGCGGCAGAACATGGCGTTCGGCCTGCAGATGCGGCGCACCGGCTCCGCCGAGATCGGCCACCGGGTCACCGAGGCGGCGCGCCTGCTCGACCTGACCCCGTACCTGGACCGCAAGCCCAAGCAGCTCTCCGGCGGTCAGCGCCAGCGCGTGGCCATGGGCCGGGCCATCGTGCGCGAGCCGGCGGTGTTCCTGATGGACGAACCACTGTCCAATCTGGACGCAAAACTGCGGGTGGAGACCCGGGCGAACATCGCCGCGCTGCAGCAGCGGCTGGCCACCACCACGGTCTACGTCACCCACGACCAGGTCGAGGCGATGACCATGGGCCACCGCGTGGCCGTGCTCAAGGACGGTGCGCTGCAACAGGTCGACACCCCGGCGCGGCTCTACGCCCGCCCGGCGAACGCCTTCGTCGCCGGCTTCATCGGTTCACCGCCGATGAACCTGCACACGACCGCCGTCGACCAAGGCCACGCGCGGCTCGGCGGCCTGAGCATCCCGCTCCCCCACTCTCACGCCGGGAAAGAGGTGACGCTGGGCATCCGCCCCGAGTCGCTGCGGCTCACCGGCGCGGGCGATCCCGGGTTCAAGGCCACCGTGGAACTGGTCGAGGAGCTGGGTGCCGACGCCTTCGTGCACGCACGGGCCGAAGACGCCCGCGTGGTCGTGCGCGTCGACGGGCGGAGCACACCCACCATGGGGCAGGTGGTCCACATCGGACTCCGCGACGTGGACGAGGTGCACCTGTTCCACCCGGAAACCGGGGAACGCCTCTAA
- a CDS encoding alpha/beta fold hydrolase — MTPTVLVPGMLCDAALWDGVRDDLGPGVVDVAITAGDIGSMAEQVLAAVPGPFRLVGLSLGAIVGFEVLRRAPERVRGLCAISTNAGAPRPEQREAWLALAKSTVDGQFDAVVRERILPTMFADRESPLAGAFMAMAHRVGPAVFLRQLAAQATRRDQHEELTRHRIPALVLCGERDALCPPEFHERIAAALPLAELAVLPGAGHLLPWETDLGPLLRAHLNADLSEETESCPKS, encoded by the coding sequence ATGACCCCGACCGTGCTGGTGCCCGGCATGCTGTGCGACGCCGCGCTGTGGGACGGGGTCCGCGACGACCTCGGCCCCGGCGTGGTGGACGTGGCGATCACCGCGGGCGACATCGGCTCGATGGCCGAGCAGGTGCTCGCGGCGGTGCCGGGCCCGTTCCGCCTGGTCGGGCTCAGCCTCGGCGCCATCGTCGGGTTCGAGGTGCTGCGCCGCGCCCCCGAGCGCGTCCGCGGGCTGTGCGCGATCTCCACCAACGCCGGTGCGCCCCGCCCCGAGCAGCGGGAAGCCTGGCTCGCCCTGGCGAAGTCCACTGTGGACGGCCAGTTCGACGCGGTGGTGCGCGAGCGGATCCTGCCGACCATGTTCGCCGACCGCGAGTCCCCGCTGGCCGGGGCGTTCATGGCGATGGCGCACCGCGTCGGCCCGGCGGTGTTCCTCCGCCAGCTCGCCGCGCAGGCGACTCGGCGCGACCAGCACGAAGAACTGACCCGGCACCGGATTCCCGCGCTCGTGCTCTGCGGCGAGCGGGATGCCCTGTGCCCACCCGAATTCCACGAAAGGATCGCCGCCGCGCTGCCACTGGCCGAACTGGCGGTGCTGCCCGGCGCCGGTCACCTGCTGCCGTGGGAAACCGACCTCGGCCCGCTGCTGCGGGCGCACCTGAACGCCGATCTCAGCGAGGAGACCGAGTCATGCCCGAAATCCTGA
- the hisD gene encoding histidinol dehydrogenase, whose product MPEILKAPTPAAGSPGGDPAGVKTKVAGIIEDIRKRGDAAVAEYSALFDRWEPESFRLSPEEIDRIVAGVPGQVLEDIRFVQQQVRTFAEHQRASLGEFEIETLPGVRLGQKQVPIAAAGAYVPGGRYPLTASAHMTIVTAKVAGVERVAACTPPIRGEIPAATVAAMHLAGADEIYLLGGVQAVTALAVGTETIPRVDLLAGPGNAYVAEAKRQLFGEVGIDLFAGPTEVLVVADDTADPFVVAVDLLSQAEHGPDSPAVLITTSRSLAGAVIEHVDRLLPGMPTRDFAGPAWRDHGEVIVVDSLDEAYELADTYASEHVQILTARPRRALDRMTQYGALFLGAGTCVSFGDKVIGTNHVLPTRGAARYTGGLWVGKYLKTVTYQEITDPASSAALGEVCGRAARVELFEGHARSGDVRVAAAGGPQPSWANR is encoded by the coding sequence ATGCCCGAAATCCTGAAAGCACCCACCCCGGCGGCGGGCTCGCCGGGCGGCGACCCGGCCGGGGTGAAGACCAAGGTCGCCGGGATCATCGAAGACATCCGCAAGCGCGGCGACGCGGCGGTCGCCGAGTACTCGGCCCTGTTCGACCGGTGGGAGCCGGAGTCGTTCCGCCTTTCCCCCGAGGAGATCGACCGGATCGTCGCCGGGGTGCCCGGGCAGGTGCTCGAGGACATCCGCTTCGTGCAGCAGCAGGTGCGCACCTTCGCCGAGCACCAGCGGGCCTCGCTCGGCGAATTCGAGATCGAGACCCTGCCCGGCGTGCGCCTCGGCCAGAAGCAGGTGCCGATCGCCGCCGCGGGTGCCTACGTCCCCGGCGGGCGGTACCCGCTCACGGCGTCGGCGCACATGACCATCGTGACCGCGAAAGTGGCCGGGGTGGAGCGCGTGGCGGCGTGCACCCCGCCCATCCGCGGCGAGATCCCGGCGGCCACCGTTGCCGCGATGCACCTCGCCGGTGCCGACGAGATCTACCTGCTCGGCGGCGTGCAGGCGGTGACCGCGCTGGCCGTGGGCACCGAGACCATCCCGCGGGTCGACCTGCTCGCCGGACCGGGCAACGCCTACGTCGCCGAGGCGAAGCGGCAGCTCTTCGGCGAAGTGGGCATCGACCTGTTCGCCGGGCCGACCGAGGTGCTGGTCGTCGCCGACGACACGGCCGACCCGTTTGTCGTCGCGGTGGATCTGCTGTCGCAGGCCGAACACGGCCCCGACTCCCCCGCGGTCCTGATCACCACCAGCCGTTCGCTGGCCGGCGCGGTGATCGAGCACGTCGACCGGCTGCTGCCCGGCATGCCCACCCGCGACTTCGCCGGACCGGCGTGGCGCGACCACGGTGAGGTCATCGTCGTCGATTCCCTCGACGAGGCGTACGAGCTGGCCGACACCTACGCCAGCGAGCACGTCCAGATCCTGACCGCGCGGCCGCGCCGGGCACTGGACCGGATGACCCAGTACGGCGCGCTGTTCCTCGGCGCCGGTACCTGCGTTTCCTTCGGGGACAAGGTGATCGGCACCAACCACGTGCTGCCGACCCGTGGCGCGGCCCGCTACACCGGCGGACTGTGGGTGGGCAAGTACCTCAAGACCGTGACCTACCAGGAGATCACCGATCCGGCGTCCAGCGCGGCGCTCGGCGAGGTGTGCGGCCGCGCGGCCAGGGTCGAGCTGTTCGAAGGCCACGCCCGCTCCGGTGACGTCCGCGTCGCGGCGGCCGGCGGCCCGCAACCGTCCTGGGCGAACCGGTGA
- a CDS encoding ABC transporter substrate-binding protein: MSRIRKAGVLAVTALLALSGCAGTPASVDLVSQLRHGQADELGLVTGKPYDGTRIRLLSCCKTAAQFSALQKRTADFTARTGIEVEWANIPYESYLQKIVAESAVGGGTYDLIVWPDAYGASAKVGLQPLDDALARSGRSIADFPPPFQQAARAGDASTVYGIPFRGFSYNYFYRKSDYAKLGLTPATTWAELDQRLEALKQGQERNPLAGQYGRNGGQNLYTWLSMLWSNGADVFDASGEPAFDTPAGIEATEQYMSVLRKGFSPPESTNWSETDSTQSFEQGASSSVFTWAWQMDDFSDPDKVKPEVAQDVGVAPIPGWPGKTTVSYGFTWLMGVLNTSENQGAAWEYLKWVTHPKTERDIALDKSDPATANSIVVHTANMLDPEVNAANFGLPRLQESSLRTARTVPMTIDWPQVQDALEVAVNEMAHGAPVPDRLRALSGEVRDLVKR, encoded by the coding sequence ATGAGCCGGATCCGGAAAGCGGGCGTGCTCGCCGTGACCGCCCTGCTGGCGCTGAGCGGCTGCGCGGGCACGCCCGCGAGCGTGGACCTGGTGTCGCAGTTGCGCCACGGCCAGGCCGACGAACTCGGCCTGGTCACCGGGAAGCCCTATGACGGCACCCGGATCCGGCTGCTCAGCTGCTGCAAAACGGCCGCCCAGTTCAGCGCGCTGCAGAAGCGCACGGCCGACTTCACCGCCCGCACCGGGATCGAGGTGGAGTGGGCGAACATCCCGTACGAGTCCTACCTGCAGAAGATCGTCGCGGAAAGCGCGGTCGGCGGCGGGACCTACGACCTGATCGTCTGGCCGGACGCCTACGGGGCCTCGGCCAAGGTCGGGCTGCAGCCGCTGGACGACGCGCTGGCGCGGTCCGGCCGGTCGATCGCCGACTTCCCGCCACCGTTCCAGCAGGCCGCGCGGGCCGGCGACGCGAGCACCGTCTACGGCATCCCGTTCCGCGGCTTCTCCTACAACTACTTCTACCGCAAGAGCGACTACGCGAAGCTCGGCCTGACCCCGGCGACCACCTGGGCCGAACTGGACCAGCGGCTCGAGGCGCTGAAGCAGGGGCAGGAGCGCAACCCGCTGGCCGGGCAGTACGGCCGCAACGGCGGGCAGAACCTCTACACCTGGCTGTCCATGCTGTGGAGCAACGGCGCCGACGTGTTCGACGCCAGCGGTGAACCGGCGTTCGACACGCCGGCCGGGATCGAGGCCACCGAGCAGTACATGTCGGTGCTGCGCAAGGGGTTCAGCCCGCCGGAGTCGACCAACTGGTCCGAAACGGACTCCACCCAGTCCTTCGAGCAGGGCGCCAGCTCCTCGGTGTTCACCTGGGCCTGGCAGATGGACGACTTCAGCGACCCGGACAAGGTCAAGCCGGAGGTCGCCCAGGACGTCGGTGTGGCCCCGATTCCCGGCTGGCCGGGCAAAACCACCGTGTCCTACGGGTTCACCTGGCTGATGGGCGTGCTCAACACCTCGGAGAACCAGGGCGCGGCGTGGGAGTACCTGAAGTGGGTGACCCACCCGAAGACCGAGCGGGACATCGCGCTGGACAAGTCGGATCCGGCCACCGCCAACAGCATCGTGGTGCACACCGCGAACATGCTCGATCCCGAGGTGAACGCGGCGAACTTCGGCCTGCCCCGGCTGCAGGAGTCCTCGCTGCGCACGGCCAGGACCGTGCCCATGACCATCGACTGGCCGCAGGTGCAGGACGCGCTCGAGGTCGCCGTCAACGAGATGGCGCACGGCGCCCCGGTGCCCGACCGGCTGCGCGCGCTGTCCGGTGAAGTCCGTGACCTCGTCAAGCGCTGA
- a CDS encoding ester cyclase, translating to MELAQAAYAPYDGPEQFITEWTDRIWVGRGIGLIRENYAADAIVHGAYGTTRGAEQVVRSTLMKINAFPDRVGQAADVVWEARGEQAFLSSHLVLSAGRHTGPTAYAAPTFREFNSYTIATCLYRLGVMEHEWVVRDEGAVVRQLGLDPEEVARRVAFGAWDDEALQPLSRPVLEAGDTGPRPDLHRGECEQVLELVEQVWNQRMLHQVEQYVARDVTSYLPGHRSLVRPDGYQRGLLELLAPMPDARFEVREVIANEDPARGGVRVALVWWLRGTYCGTPAHGPLTGSPVTVLGSSQFHFRDGRVVAERRVYDEIAVLAQIARARGDEPS from the coding sequence GTGGAACTGGCACAAGCCGCCTACGCCCCCTACGACGGGCCCGAGCAGTTCATCACCGAATGGACCGACCGCATCTGGGTCGGCCGCGGCATCGGGCTGATCAGGGAGAACTACGCGGCCGACGCGATCGTGCACGGCGCCTACGGCACCACGCGCGGGGCCGAGCAGGTGGTGCGCTCGACGCTGATGAAGATCAACGCCTTCCCGGATCGGGTCGGCCAGGCCGCCGACGTGGTCTGGGAAGCGCGTGGGGAGCAGGCGTTCCTCAGCTCACACCTGGTGCTCAGCGCCGGACGGCACACCGGGCCCACCGCCTACGCCGCGCCGACCTTCCGGGAGTTCAACTCCTACACCATCGCGACCTGCCTGTACCGGCTCGGCGTGATGGAGCACGAATGGGTCGTGCGGGACGAAGGCGCGGTCGTGCGGCAACTGGGCCTCGATCCCGAAGAGGTCGCGCGCCGAGTGGCCTTCGGCGCGTGGGACGACGAGGCGCTCCAGCCGTTGTCGCGGCCGGTGCTCGAAGCCGGTGACACCGGGCCGCGGCCGGACCTGCACCGCGGCGAATGCGAGCAGGTGCTGGAACTGGTCGAGCAGGTGTGGAACCAGCGGATGCTGCACCAGGTCGAGCAGTACGTCGCGCGGGACGTCACCTCGTACCTGCCCGGGCACCGCTCCCTGGTGCGCCCGGACGGCTACCAGCGCGGCCTGCTCGAGCTGCTGGCGCCGATGCCGGACGCGCGGTTCGAGGTGCGTGAGGTCATCGCCAACGAAGACCCCGCGCGCGGTGGCGTGCGCGTGGCACTGGTGTGGTGGCTGCGCGGAACCTACTGCGGCACACCGGCCCACGGCCCGCTGACCGGGTCCCCGGTCACCGTGCTCGGCTCGTCCCAGTTCCACTTCCGCGACGGTCGCGTCGTCGCCGAACGACGGGTCTACGACGAAATCGCCGTCCTCGCCCAGATCGCCCGAGCCCGCGGCGACGAACCGTCCTGA
- a CDS encoding LysR family transcriptional regulator, protein MTLRQLRAFLAAARLGSFSAAARALGVAQASVSELIRKLEDEHGAPVFSRGPRRLVLTAAGTALLPFAEQAVAAADAGAQALRSVRSLQGGVATFGLLRNAAYYLLSDLAQQFHERYPDVRIRLIGLNSVEVAAAVSAGTVEAGLVVLPIEQDDLAVTPLLRDEVVYVSADPARVAEPITIRQLAEARLILYDAHYGWKDPTRRQLAERAQLAGVRLAPWIEVEHVESALALTARGVGDTIVSRAVATSSSRPDGVHTVPFAEPLFDTIALVRRRAEVLSPASQELARLAQQMLLDQRRG, encoded by the coding sequence ATGACTCTTCGGCAGCTGCGGGCTTTCCTGGCCGCGGCCAGGCTCGGTTCGTTCAGCGCGGCGGCCCGCGCGCTGGGGGTGGCGCAGGCTTCGGTTTCGGAGCTGATCCGCAAGCTGGAGGACGAGCACGGCGCGCCGGTGTTCAGCCGGGGACCGCGGCGGCTGGTGCTCACCGCGGCGGGCACGGCGCTGCTGCCCTTCGCCGAGCAGGCGGTGGCCGCGGCCGACGCCGGGGCGCAGGCGCTGCGCTCGGTGCGGTCGCTGCAGGGCGGGGTGGCCACCTTCGGCCTGCTGCGCAACGCGGCGTACTACCTGCTCTCGGACCTGGCCCAGCAGTTCCACGAGCGGTACCCGGACGTGCGCATCCGGCTGATCGGGCTGAACTCGGTGGAGGTCGCGGCCGCGGTCTCGGCGGGCACGGTGGAGGCCGGGCTGGTGGTGCTGCCGATCGAACAGGACGATCTGGCGGTCACCCCGCTGCTGCGCGACGAGGTCGTCTACGTCAGCGCGGACCCGGCGCGCGTGGCGGAGCCGATCACCATCCGGCAGCTGGCCGAAGCACGCCTGATCCTCTACGACGCCCACTACGGCTGGAAGGACCCGACGCGGCGCCAGCTGGCCGAACGCGCGCAGCTGGCCGGGGTGCGCCTGGCTCCGTGGATCGAGGTCGAGCACGTGGAATCCGCGCTCGCGCTGACCGCGCGTGGTGTCGGGGACACCATCGTCTCGCGTGCGGTCGCGACCAGTTCGAGCCGCCCCGACGGCGTGCACACGGTGCCGTTCGCCGAGCCGCTGTTCGACACCATCGCATTGGTACGCCGGCGGGCCGAGGTGCTCTCACCGGCGAGCCAGGAATTGGCGAGGCTGGCCCAGCAAATGCTGCTGGACCAGCGTCGCGGTTAG
- a CDS encoding SDR family NAD(P)-dependent oxidoreductase, with amino-acid sequence MSAALAGRTALVTGGGSGLGRAMCLALSAAGARVIAAGRRRDAVAGTAELLTTPGRAAVVDVSDPDSVAALAAELAGEQVGVLVNNAGVPGPVRNLVDVEPGEWDEVFAVNVRGTYLMCRAFLPPMIAAGRGDVVNVASVSGKRPLTARTPYCASKMAVLGLTTTLAAEAGPHGVMVNSLSPGPVDGPRMERNFRLEAERSGISSEQAEQAFVARSALGRMVTETEVATALVAMLGMPGLCAADIDLSAGMVAR; translated from the coding sequence GTGAGCGCCGCGCTGGCCGGGCGGACCGCGCTGGTCACCGGCGGCGGCTCGGGCCTTGGGCGGGCGATGTGCCTGGCCCTGTCCGCCGCCGGAGCGCGGGTGATCGCCGCGGGACGGCGGCGGGACGCGGTGGCCGGGACGGCCGAGTTGCTGACGACGCCGGGGCGGGCCGCGGTCGTCGACGTCAGCGATCCGGACTCGGTGGCGGCGCTGGCCGCCGAACTCGCCGGTGAGCAGGTCGGCGTGCTGGTCAACAACGCGGGTGTGCCCGGTCCCGTCCGGAACCTGGTCGACGTCGAGCCCGGCGAATGGGACGAGGTCTTCGCGGTGAACGTCCGCGGAACCTATCTGATGTGCCGGGCCTTCCTGCCCCCGATGATCGCCGCCGGGCGCGGTGACGTGGTCAACGTGGCCTCGGTCAGTGGCAAGCGGCCGCTGACCGCGCGTACGCCGTACTGCGCCTCGAAGATGGCGGTGCTGGGGCTGACCACGACGCTGGCGGCCGAGGCCGGGCCGCACGGTGTCATGGTCAACTCGCTGTCCCCCGGCCCGGTGGACGGGCCGCGGATGGAACGGAACTTCCGCCTGGAAGCCGAGCGTTCCGGCATTTCCAGCGAGCAGGCCGAGCAGGCGTTCGTCGCCCGCTCCGCGCTCGGGCGCATGGTCACCGAAACCGAGGTGGCCACCGCGCTGGTCGCGATGCTGGGCATGCCCGGCCTGTGCGCGGCCGACATCGACCTCTCGGCGGGGATGGTGGCCAGGTGA
- a CDS encoding carbohydrate ABC transporter permease produces MTTTKPPPSRRRHAVAYLHLAPALIAIVLTTVYPLASALITSFRHWRLNETREPGEFVGLEQYERAFTDATFYNSAWVTLQYTVISVVLSVGIGLLIALVLNRPGRLSALTKALLILPFAVAPALKGFSWRFMFNPEYGVYDQMLGTVLPFTDGVNWLGDPFWALMVLAMTEVWGWAPLIALMLLGGLGSISPEVRDAARVDGATGWQEFWRVTFPLLRPLLLIIVFLKAVFSVKVFDQVLTTTGGGPGRATETLNFFAYAQGFTFLDIGYASAISWIIVLVLGVLAAMYLITMTRQEAK; encoded by the coding sequence GTGACCACCACGAAACCCCCGCCGAGCCGGCGCCGGCACGCGGTCGCCTACCTGCACCTTGCCCCGGCGCTGATCGCCATCGTGCTCACCACGGTGTACCCGCTGGCGTCGGCGCTGATCACCAGTTTCCGGCACTGGCGGCTGAACGAGACCAGGGAGCCGGGTGAGTTCGTCGGTCTCGAGCAGTACGAGCGGGCGTTCACCGACGCGACCTTCTACAACAGCGCCTGGGTCACCCTCCAGTACACGGTGATCTCGGTGGTGCTGTCGGTGGGCATCGGCCTGCTCATCGCGCTGGTGCTCAACCGGCCGGGCAGGCTCAGCGCGCTGACCAAGGCGTTGCTGATCCTGCCCTTCGCGGTGGCACCGGCGCTGAAGGGCTTCTCCTGGCGGTTCATGTTCAATCCCGAGTACGGGGTCTACGACCAGATGCTCGGCACGGTCCTGCCGTTCACCGACGGCGTCAACTGGCTCGGTGACCCGTTCTGGGCGCTGATGGTGCTGGCGATGACCGAGGTGTGGGGCTGGGCGCCGCTGATCGCGCTGATGCTGCTCGGCGGGCTCGGCTCGATCTCGCCGGAGGTCCGCGACGCGGCCAGGGTGGACGGGGCCACCGGCTGGCAGGAGTTCTGGCGGGTCACCTTCCCGCTGCTGCGCCCGCTGCTGCTGATCATCGTCTTCCTCAAGGCGGTGTTCTCGGTGAAGGTGTTCGACCAGGTGCTCACCACCACCGGCGGCGGGCCCGGGCGGGCCACCGAAACGCTGAACTTCTTCGCCTACGCCCAGGGTTTCACCTTTCTCGACATCGGCTACGCCTCGGCGATCTCCTGGATCATCGTGCTCGTGCTGGGCGTGCTGGCGGCCATGTACCTGATCACCATGACCCGGCAGGAGGCGAAATGA
- a CDS encoding HpcH/HpaI aldolase/citrate lyase family protein produces MNRLKRTLAAGGSATGVLLRLPAVGLVELAGVAGLDFVLLDCEHGPADTEQVQHHLNAADAHGLATLVRVGSAEPALILRALDLGAQGVVVPHVDTAEQAAAVVTAAHYPPLGERGFANYTRAARFGSRSPADYLDHAAATTMVIPMLETAQACDNAAEILAVPGVDAAMPGPADLAVSMGALDDDGHRRVGAAIAAAGAAAEQAGKPLLRIVGDAAAARETGSRFVVYNLTQVLLTALRDLVLTTR; encoded by the coding sequence GTGAACCGGCTCAAGCGGACCCTCGCCGCCGGCGGCAGCGCGACCGGGGTGCTGCTGCGCCTGCCCGCCGTGGGCCTGGTCGAACTGGCCGGCGTGGCGGGGCTGGACTTCGTGCTGCTCGACTGCGAGCACGGACCCGCCGACACCGAACAGGTGCAGCACCACCTCAACGCCGCCGACGCCCACGGCCTGGCGACGCTGGTGCGGGTGGGCAGCGCGGAACCCGCGCTGATCCTGCGGGCGCTGGACCTCGGTGCGCAGGGCGTCGTGGTGCCCCATGTGGATACCGCCGAACAGGCCGCGGCCGTCGTCACCGCCGCGCACTACCCTCCGCTGGGCGAGCGCGGCTTCGCCAACTACACCCGCGCCGCCCGCTTCGGTTCCCGCTCCCCCGCCGACTACCTCGACCACGCGGCCGCCACCACCATGGTGATCCCGATGCTGGAAACGGCTCAGGCGTGCGACAACGCGGCGGAGATCCTCGCCGTGCCCGGGGTGGACGCGGCGATGCCCGGCCCGGCCGATCTCGCGGTCTCGATGGGCGCGCTCGACGACGACGGGCACCGGCGGGTGGGCGCCGCGATCGCCGCCGCCGGTGCCGCCGCCGAACAGGCGGGAAAACCGTTGCTGCGCATCGTCGGCGACGCGGCGGCAGCCAGGGAAACCGGCTCGCGCTTTGTCGTCTACAACCTCACCCAGGTGCTGCTGACCGCACTGCGCGACCTGGTCCTCACCACCCGCTGA